In Lepus europaeus isolate LE1 chromosome 23, mLepTim1.pri, whole genome shotgun sequence, a single genomic region encodes these proteins:
- the PPIL2 gene encoding RING-type E3 ubiquitin-protein ligase PPIL2 encodes MGKRQHQKDKMYITCAEYTHFYGGKKPDLPQSNFRRLPFDHCSLSLQPFVYPVCTPEGVVFDLLNIVPWLKKYGTNPSTGEKLDGRSLIKLNFAKNSEGKYHCPVLFTVFTNNTHIVAVRTTGNVYAYEAVEQLNIKAKNFRDLLTDEPFSRQDIITLQDPTNLDKFNVSNFFHVKNNIKIVDPDEEKAKQDPCYYLKNTNAETRETLQELYKEFKGDEVLAATMRVPEKKKVDKLNAAHYSTGKVSASFTSTAMVPETTHEAAAIDEDVLRYQFVKKKGYVRLHTNKGDLNLELHCDLTPKTCENFIKLCKKQYYDGTIFHRSIRNFVIQGGDPTGTGTGGESYWGKPFRDELRPNLSHTGRGILSMANSGPNSNKSQFFITFRSCAYLDKKHTIFGRVVGGFDTLTAMENVESDPKTDRPKEDVRIEATTVFVDPYEEADAQIAEERKKTQLEAAPEAPAKAPQPQAGSQGPQTYRQGVGKYINPAATKRAAEEEPAASAAAPVPKKQPGRGGFGDFSSW; translated from the exons ATGGGGAAACGCCAGCACCAGAAAGACAAGAT gTACATCACCTGTGCTGAGTACACTCACTTCTATGGTGGCAAGAAGCCAG ATCTCCCCCAGTCAAATTTCCGCCGTTTGCCCTTCGACCACTGCAG tctctctctgcagCCCTTCGTCTACCCGGTCTGCACCCCGGAAGGCGTCGTCTTTGACTTGCT GAACATAGTTCCGTGGCTTAAGAAGTACGGGACCAACCCCAGCACTGGAGAG AAACTCGACGGACGGTCCCTGATCAAGCTGAACTTCGCCAAGAACAGTGAGG GGAAGTACCACTGCCCGGTGCTGTTTACCGTGTTCACCAACAACACCCACATCGTGGCTGTCAGGACCACGGGCAACGTCTACGCCTACGAG GCTGTGGAGCAGCTGAACATCAAGGCCAAGAACTTCCGGGACCTGCTGACCGACGAGCCCTTCTCCCGGCAGGACATCATCACCCTGCAG GACCCCACCAATCTGGACAAGTTCAACGTCTCCAACTTCTTCCACGTCAAGAATAACATAAAGATAGTAGACCCAG ATGAGGAAAAGGCCAAACAGGACCCGTGTTACTATTTGAAAAACACCAACGCCGAGACGCGCGAGACGCTGCAGGAGCTGTACAAGGAGTTCAAAGGGGACGAGGTCCTGGCCGCCACCATGAGAGTCCCCGAGAAGAAGAAAGTGGACAAGCTGAACGCC GCCCACTATTCCACAGGGAAGGTCAGCGCCTCCTTCACCTCCACCGCCATGGTTCCCGAGACCACACATGAAGCAG CGGCCATCGACGAGGACGTGCTGCGCTACCAGTTTGTGAAGAAGAAGGGCTACGTGCGGCTGCACACCAACAAGGGCGACCTCAACCTGGAGCTGCACTGCGACCTG ACCCCCAAAACCTGCGAGAACTTCATCAAGCTGTGCAAGAAGCAGTACTACGACGGCACCATCTTCCACAGGTCCATCAGGAACTTCGTG ATCCAAGGGGGCGACCCCACCGGCACGGGCACAG GTGGGGAGTCGTACTGGGGGAAGCCGTTCAGAGATGAGCTCCGGCCCAACCTCTCGCACACCGGCCGGGGCATCCTCAGCATGGCCAACTCCGGGCCCAACAGCAACAAGTCGCAGTT CTTCATCACCTTCCGCTCCTGCGCGTACCTGGACAAGAAGCACACCATCTTTGGACG GGTGGTCGGCGGCTTCGACACGCTGACGGCCATGGAGAATGTGGAGAGCGACCCCAAAACTGACCGCCCCAAG GAGGACGTGCGCATCGAAGCCACCACTGTGTTCGTGGACCCCTATGAGGAGGCCGACGCCCAG ATCGCGGAGGAGCGGAAGAAGACCCAGCTGGAGGCGGCCCCGGAGGCACCGGCCaaggccccccagccccaggcgggGAGCCAGGGTCCCCAGACCTACCGCCAGGGGGTCGGCAAGTACATCAACCCGGCTGCCAC GAAACGGGCGGCCGAGGAGGAGCCGGCAGCCAGCGCCGCCGCGCCCGTGCCCAAGAAGCAGCCGGGCCGTGGTGGCTTCGGGGACTTCAGCTCCTGGTAG
- the LOC133752315 gene encoding uncharacterized protein LOC133752315 — translation MEVLDEFDREFPQSVTFCQLISEEDFERQAATYTERALRRLFRSLDRNPALAERVVRKGKQTECERRGLLSFLWAKFSSAVQGELNQCNSMGALEMHQRLEQLKRSIHRVHLYSRDAKKKKKKLKPKKPERILSRDRSTSPCQPPHLLPPLLPPATNMASVVASSPPVYTMPRVFGPFPPLPSKSVEKLDISRSDVRLNWSSLSPNPKSHMVDLTPLVLNPGGFHFSYLGGNSVHKLHCPGFPWAPACSSSPSSEETPSAAVKASIFTPPVLLKFQPVSRSKDDSEQDPGSAEPAPHKQSP, via the exons ATGGAGGTCCTGGACGAGTTCGACCGCGAGTTCCCGCAGAGCGTGACCTTCTGCCAGCTCATCTCCGAGGAGGACTTCGAGAGGCAGGCGGCCACCTACACGGAGCGCGCGCTGCGCCGCCTCTTCCGGAGCCTGGACCGCAACCCCGCGCTGGCCGAGAGGGTGGTGCGCAAGGGCAAGCAGACCGAGTGCGAGCGACGCgggctcctctccttcctctgg GCCAAGTTCAGCTCTGCTGTCCAGGGGGAGCTGAACCAGTGCAACAGCATGGGCGCCCTAGAGATGCACCAGCGCCTGGAGCAGCTGAAGAGGAGCATCCACCGCGTGCACCTCTACTCCCGGG AtgccaagaagaagaaaaagaaactcaaacCGAAGAAACCAGAGCGCATCCTCTCTCGGGACAGGTCAACCTCCCCATGCCAGCCACCCCACCTGCTGCCGCCACTGCTGCcgcctgccaccaacatggcgTCTGTAGTGGCCTCATCACCCCCCGTCTACACCATGCCTAGGGTCTTCGGCCCCTTCCCACCACTGCCCAGCAAGTCG GTGGAGAAATTGGACATCTCGAGGTCTGATGTGAGATTGAACTGGAGCAGCCTGTCGCCAAACCCAAAGAG CCACATGGTCGATTTGACGCCCCTGGTCCTCAACCCCGGCGGCTTCCATTTCTCCTACTTGGGCGGAAATAGCGTACACAAGCTCCACTGTCCGGGCTTTCCCTG ggccccggcctgcagcagctCCCCCAGCAGCGAGGAGACGCCGTCCGCCGCTGTGAAGGCCTCCATCTTCACCCCGCCCGTCCTGCTCAAGTTCCAGCCCGTGTCCAGATCCAAAGACGACTCAGAGCAGGACCCTGGCAGCGCAGAGCCCGCGCCCCACAAGCAGAGCCCGTGA